In Bogoriella caseilytica, the genomic window TGGTCGCGCCGGTCGGGCAAGCCGCACGGCGTGGTGCACACCGAGCTGCGCCAACGCTGTGGTGGGCCCGAGGTCGCGATGGCCACCACCGAGGACGTGGAGGCGCGCATCGCCCAGATCCGGAAGTGGTTCGTCGGGCGCCATTGAGGGGGTCGGAGAACGTGACGAATCTGGAACTTTTCAGTTCCTCGTTCGTTCAAGATGCGCGATGCCGGTATGGGGGGCACGATCGAGTCATGAACACATGGTTGATTCTCATCATTCTCGGTGCCGTCATGCTCATCGCTGGTGTTGCTGTTGAGGCGGCACGTTTTCTCATCTGGGTTGGCGTGGCTGTCCTCGTCATCTCGCTCATCCTGAGCTTGGTCACGCGCGGTCGCTCTGGCGGCGGCGTCTAGTCACGATTCGGTGCTAGTGGCCCGCACGGGGCACTAGCAGCGTGCACACGGTGCACGACGAAGGGCGCGCTCCGGCGCGCCCTTCGTCGTGCCCGGCCGTAGCTCGCGGCACCGCTCGGCCGCGCGCGGTCGCCCGCACACCAGGGACGCCCGCACACCAGGGACGGCGGTAGCGGACGCGGCGTCGGCACCGCCTCGTTTGGGCAGAGTAAGTGGCGCTGAGCGCCAGTTTCTCTACCCGTCTGGCTTTCTCCGGCACTCTTCGCCTGCTGTGTGTCTGTCAGACCGCGAGGTGGCGCGTGGGGATGGCGGGCTCGCCTTCGCTGAGGCGCCAGGCTGAGTACGGCAGCTCGGCCCGGGACTCGAGCAGACGCGCCCGAGCCCGCTCGACCGCCCCAGCACCGCGGTGCTCCTCGGCAATCCGCCCGCCGCTGACCAGCTCCACCTGCAAGGGTCGTGCCCCCGTGCGTTCGAGTTCGGCGCGCGCTGCCGCGGAGTCTGCCGATGCCACGATGAGCTCCTCCACAGCGGTGGCCCCCGCCGGCACCTCCGGTTCCCCGGCTCCGCCGTCGCCACCGGTGGTGGGGCCGGCGCCCTCGGGAGCTGCGACGGACCTCGTGCCAGCCGTGGGCCCGGTCCCGCCCATCACCCGGCCGGCGAGCTTGAAGCCGCCCACGGAGGCCTTGTCCGCCGAGACCTTGGCCACCGGTTCCATCACACCGGCAGAGTTCTCGCGGGCCACCAGCTTGTAGACCAGCTCAGCCGTGGGATGGCCGGAGCCGGTGACCAAGCGCGTGCCCACCCCGTAGGAGTCCACCGGAGCGGCGTTCAGCGCGGCGATCGCGTACTCGTCCAGGTCCGAGGTCACCACGATGCGGGTGGACCGTGCGCCGAGTTCATCGAGCTGCTCGCGCACCCGGAAGGCCTGCGCCACGAGGTCCCCGGAGTCCAGGCGCACGGCGCCGAGCTCGCCGCCGGCCCGGCGCGCCGCAGCCACGGCTCGATCCACGCCGGTGGCGACGTCGTACGTGTCCACCAGCAGCGTCGTCTCCGGTCCGAAAGCTGCCACCTGGGCGGAGAAGGCCGATTCCTCGTCGTCGTGCACCAGGGTGAAGGCGTGCGCCGCGGTGCCGATGACGTTGAGTCTGTACTGGCGGCCCGCCTCGTCCAGCGAGGTGCCGGCGAACCCGCCGATGACGGCTGCTCGCGCCGCCGCGACGGCGGCACCCTCGTGGGTACGCCGCGCGCCCATCTCCATGCAGGCCCGGCCATGAGCGGCGGTGGTCATCCGCGAGGCTGCCCCGGCCACGGCGGAGTCGTGGTTGAGGATCGACAGGGTGAGGGTCTCCAGCAGGACCGCCTCGGCAAAGGTCCCCCGCACGGTGAGCACGGGGGAACCGGGAAAGAAGCACTCACCCTCCGGATAGCCGATGATGTCACCGCCGAAGCGGTAGCCGGCCAGGTACTCCAGCGTCTCAGGAGCCAGGTTGCTGCTCGAACGCAGGTACTCGATCTCGTCCGAACCGAAGGTGAACGACTCCAGTGCCTCGAGGAGCCGCCCCGTGCCAGCCAGCACGCCGTAGCGCCGTCGGGCCGGGAGCCGGCGAGTGAAAACCTCGAAGACTGAGCGGCGATCGGCCGCACCGGAGCGCAGAGCCGCGTCGACCATGGTGAGCTCGTACCTGTCCGTGTGCAGCGCGGTGGAACGCATGAGGTGACGCTACCTGCTGACCGGCAACGGTTCGCGGGCCTCCCTCAGCGCCCAGGTACTCGCCAAGCCTGTGCCCGTGCCGCAGGCATACCCTGGAGTCATGAGCTCAGGACCGATCACCATGGCGGCGCCGGCGGAGCAGGAGCAGACCGCAGGCGAGGTCTCCACCAGGCCCGAGAAGCCCTGGCGCACGGTGGTGTGGGACGACCCGGTGAACCTCATGAGCTACGTCACCTACGTCTTCCGCACCTACTTCGGCTATGAGGAGACCCACGCCAGCCGTTTGATGATGCAGGTGCACACCGAGGGGCGTGCGATCGTCTCCAGTGGCCCGCGCGAGAAGATGGAGGCCGATGTCCAGGCCATGCATTCCTACGGGCTCTGGGCCACCATCGAGCAGGAGGACTAGCATTCACGCCTTCACCCCGGCACGCGGCGGCGGCTACCGCTCCCAGCTGACCGAGACCGAACGCCGCGTCATCGCTCGGCTCGTCGCCGATGTGGCACTGCTGCTCGGCACGCCACTGTCCGCCGATGACGCCGACGTGCGATCCGCGCCTGCCTCGGATGAGGAGATCCTCGCCGCCCTGGACTTTGACCCCGCCGATGACCCCTCCGGTGGTCGCAGCGAGGCTGCTCCCTCCCCGGAGGCCCCCGAGGATCCCGCCCTGGCCAGGTTGCTGCCACCGGCGAGCGAGGACGCCGAGATGGCCGCCGAGTTGCGCGCGATGACCGAGTCGACCCTGCGCGGTCAGAAGGCCGAGCGGCTCGCCCGGATCTGGCGCACGCTGCACGGTGCCGGCAGTGGAACCCAGGACGTCGACGTGCGCATCCTCGCCGGTACCGAAGGGGAGTGGCTTGCGGCTCTGACCGATATTCGGCTGGTGCTGGCCGCCCGGCTCGGCATCGAGGACGAGGCCGACGTCGAGAGGTGGCGGAACCAGACGCTCGAGGAGGATGCGGATCAGGAGAGCGAGGTGACCGCAGCCATGGCGACGATGTACAACGCCTTGACCTGGTGGCAGGAGTCACTGCTTCAAGCCGTAGTCCGCCGTGGAGGCCGCGGATAGGCTGAATTGCAGTCAATCTGCCCTCCCTGCCACCTCGGTGTGGCGGCCCCAAGAGTCGAGTTACATGAGACTGACCGTCGTCGGATGCTCCGGATCCATGTCCGGGCCGCAGTCGCCTGCCTCCTGTTACCTCCTGCGCGCCGAGGGGGCTGACGGCCAGGGGGGCCTGCGTACCTGGACCGTGGTGATGGACCTCGGGCCCGGTGCGATGGGTGCGCTGCTCAACTACGTGGACCCGGCAGAGATCGACCTGATCGCCCTCTCGCACCTGCATGCCGATCACGTGGCCGACCTGGTGGGGATGCAGGTCTACCGCAAATGGCACCCGGCTGGCTGCCTTCCTCAGCTCGACGTGCTCGGCCCCGCCCACAGCCTGCAGCGCCTGCGTGGTCTCGACGGCGGCGACGCCCGGGAGAGCTACTCGCAGGAGTTTGCCTTCCGGGAGCACGATCCCGCCCAGCCCGTGCAGGTCGGCCCGATGACACTGACCTCCTTCCCGGTCCGGCACCCGGTGCCCGCCTTCGGTCTGCGGGTTACCGGACCGGGGGAGCGCGGTGGCGAGGTCACCGTGGCGTTCACCGGGGACACCGACACCTGCGACACCCTCATCCCGCTGGCGCAGGACGCCGATCTGCTGCTCTCTGAGGCTGCCTTTCAAGAGGGTCGTGATCAGGTGCGTGGTGTCCACCTCACGGGCAAGCGTGCCGGCGCCGTGGCCAGCGAGGCCGGCGCCAGGCGCCTGGTGCTCACCCACCTGCAGCCGTGGACCGACCCCGCCGTCGTGCGGGCCGAGGCCAACGAGGTCTACGACGGCCCGATCGACCTCGCTCGCGCCGGGGACGACTGGTACCTCTGAGGCTGCTGGCATCCGCGATGCGCTCACGATGCGACGCCGTGTCCGAGGATTCACATTCCGCGGGTAGCCTGAGGCGCCATGAGCCACGAACAGGTCTCTTCCCCGCTTTCTGAGCCGACAGGTTCCGACACCCGGGCAGCTGCGACCCACGAGATCCCCGATGCCATGCGCCAAGACGTCGGTCTGCTCGGTTCCCTGCTGGGCCAGGTCATCGAAGAGTCGGGCAGCCCGGGACTGCTGGCCGATGTCGAATCCTTGCGCGAAGCCACGATCGCCGCTCTCGACGACGACGCCGAGGTGCTGGCGCGCGCCGAGACGATCGTGGAGGGGTTCTCCTCGGAACGGGCCAAGGAGGTAGCGCGAGCCTTCACCTGTTACTTCCTGCTCGTCAACCTCGCTGAGGAACAGCACCGTGTGCGCTCCCTGCGTGCGCGCGACGGCAACGTGCCCCTGGAGGAGCAGAAGCCCTCGGACTCCGTGGCTGCCGCCTTCTCCCATCTGGCCGCAGAGGTGGGCCGCGAGGAAGCCGAACGCCGCCTCGGGCAACTACGCTTCCACCCGGTGCTCACCGCGCACCCCACTGAGGCGCGCCGCAACGCGGTGGCTGCCTCGGTGCGCCGTCTGGGGGACCTGCTCAACCACCGCGACGATCAGCGTCTTGGTCCGGCGGCGCTCGCGCAGAATCAGCGACAGATGCTGGAGGAGGTCGACAACCTCTGGCGAACCGCGCAGCTACGGGTCGCGCAACCCTCTCCGCTGGACGAGGTCCGTACCGCGCTCACGGTCTTCGATTCCTCCTTCTCCAAGGTGTTCGCCGCCTCGTATCGGCGCCTGGACGACTGGCTCCAGGGCGAGCGGCGCGGTGCGGCGGCCCCCAAGGCGCCGGCGTTCATCCGCTTGGGCTCCTGGATCGGTGGTGACCGCGACGGCAACCCGAACGTCACCGCGAGTGTGACCCGGCAGGCCGCGGCCCTGGCCTCGGAGCGGATCCTCACCGAACTCGAGTCCCGCGCTCGCCGCGTGGGCCTGGCGCTCACCCTCGATGACCGGTTCACTCCGCCGAGTGAGGAACTGCTCGCCCTGTGGGCACGTCAGCGCAGGCTCTCCGAGGATCTCACCGACGCCGCCGAGGGGAACTCGCCGGGCGAACCGCACCGCAAGGTGCTGCTCGTGGTGGCGTACCGTGTGGCCGCGACGCGCGCTCGCAATGCCGATCTGTCCTACGAAGACCCGCAGGAGCTGCTCGAGGACCTCGCGTGCGTGCAGAACTCTCTCGTCTCAGCCGGGGCCAGCCGCGCCGCCTACGGCGATCTGCAGGAACTCATCTGGCAGGTGCAGACCTTCGGTTTCCACCTGGCTGAGCTGGAGATCCGGCAGCACTCCAAGGTCCACACCCAGACCCTGGCGTGGCTGGAGGACCCGGACTCGGTCGAGAAGATGGCCGTGCCCGGCGATGAGGTGATCGAGACCTTCCGGTCCATCGCGGCGATCCAGAGCCGCTACGGCGTGCAGGCCGGCCGGCGCTACATCGTGTCCTTCACCCAGTCCGCGCAGAACCTTGCCGATGTCTACACCTTGGCCGAGAAGGCGCTCGGGTCCGCCGACGAAGCGCCGGTGCTGGACGTCATCCCCTTGTTCGAGACCTTCGAGGATCTGCAGAACGCTCCCCGCATCCTCGAGGAGATGCTCGAGATCCCGGCCGTGCAGCGCCGTCTGGAGGCCACCGGTCGCAGGGTGGAGATCATGCTCGGCTACTCCGATTCCGCCAAGGATGTCGGCCCGGTTGCCGCGACCCTCGCGCTGTACGAGGCCCAGGCCCGGATCGCCGAATGGGCCACCAAGCACGATATTGAGCTCACCCAGTTCCACGGCCGCGGTGGGGCGCTGGGCCGTGGTGGTGGCCCCGCCAACCGGGCAGTGCTCGCCCAGCCGCCGCACTCGGTGGATCTGCGCTTCAAGCTCACCGAGCAGGGCGAGGTCATCTCCGCGCGCTACGGCAACCCCGAGATCGCCTTCCGGCACATTGAACAGGTGGCTGCGGCGGTCCTCATGGCCTCCGCCCCCTCGATCGAGGATCGAAACGCCGCAGTTGCCGAGCAGTACTCCGACATGGCAGCCACCATGGACGCTGTGTCGCGCAAGCGCTTCTTCTCGCTGGTCAAGGCTGAAGGTTTCGCTCCGTGGTTCGCTCAGGTCACTCCCCAGGAGGAGGTCGGTCTGCTGGCCCTGGGCTCGCGCCCGGCGCGGCGCGGACTCTCGGTGGAGTCCCTGGAGGACCTGCGTGCCATCCCGTGGAACTTCGCCTGGGGCCAGGCCCGGATCAACCTCACCGGCTGGTTCGGTCTCGGCTCGGCGCTCGAGGCCGTGGGTGAGCTCGGGACCTTGCGCTCGGCCTACGCTGACTGGCCCTTGTTCGCCACGCTGATCGACAACATCGAGATGTCGCTGGCCAAGACCGACCGCCGTATCGCCGAGCGCTACCTGGCGCTGGGCGACCGCGACGACCTGGCAGCTCTGGTGCTCGAGGAGTTCGATCTGACTCGGCACTGGGTGCTGGCGATCACCGGGCACTCCCGGCTGCTCGAGGGGCACCGCGTGCTCGGTCGCGCGGTCCAGCTGCGTAACCCGTACGTGGACGCCCTCTCCCTGCTGCAGCTGCGCGCCCTACGTGCCCTGCGCTCGGAGGAGGAGATGGAAGACGCCGCGCTGCAGGATCAGCGCAATCTGCTGCTCATCACCCTCAAGGGTGTGGCGGCCGGCCTGCAGAACACCGGCTGAACGGGGTCCAGCCCGGTTGGACTGGGCCTGGCACGGCCGAGCAGGGCCGAGCAGGCTCCATTCCCGGTTGAATCGACTCAGAGTGAGGAATTGGCTGTTCGGAGCAACCAATTCCTCACTCTCAGTCTCCCCTCGCCTCGCCCTCACCGCGCCCGTGCCTCGCCCGCAGCCCACCTTCCGTCGTGCTCAGGCCACCCCCGGCGCGCCAGCCGCTCCACAGCTCGGTAAGCCGACGCTGTCCTCTCCACAGCCCATTCCGTTAGCTGGGCGTAGCGCGGCTCAAGCAGTGAAGCTGACGCCATGTGCTCGCAAGAACACGCACTCCAGCGCCTCCGTCGGGCAGCGATCTGCGGAGCGTTCACCGTGCGGATGGCCCGGGATGCCGGCTACTCACGAGCTGCCATCAGGCACCGCCAGGAGTGTGGATACTGGCAGCCCGTTGTCGGCAAGGCCTACTGCGACCCACGCTGGGCGGCTCGATTCCCGGCGTTGCAGACCCGGGCGGCTGCGGCCACGCTCACGTGGCCAGGGGTGGTGCTCTGCCTGCGGACGGCGGCTCTGCTCCACGGCTTTCGAGCTCCCGACGACGGTCAGGCGCATGTGATCACCGAAGGTTCACGGAGAACCACTGGTGGCGTCGTGCCTCATCGCATGGGTATCAGCCCGGGTGAGGTCACGCATCGGGGCCCACTTGCGGTGACCACGCGGGCGCGTACAGCACTCGATTGCCTGATGGACTTTCCACGTTCGGATGCGGAGAGCCTGATGATCTGGGTCCGGACGCGAGAGGTTCTGACAGCTACTGATCTGGAGGAAGCGATTGCCGCACGCCAAGGACATCGAGGCGTCAGTCAACTCCGCTCCTTGACAGCCCTGACTGCTGACGGTGCGCTGAGCGAACTGGAGCACAGGCTGCACCAGCTGCTACGGGAAGCCGGCATCACCGGCTGGATCGCGAATGCGCCCGTGCGCGTCGGCGGCCGCATCATTGCGCGCGCCGATGTGCTCTTCCCTGCGGCCAATGTCATTCTCGAAGCTGATGGCAGGGAGTATCACCAGGACTTCGAAGCCGATCGGCGACGGTTGAACTCTTTGACGTTGGCCGGCTATGTCGTGCTGCGCCTGACATGGCGCCAGGTCACGGAGGATCCTCAGGTCGTGATCCAGCAAGTCCGCGAGGCCTTGGCTAGTTGAATCGACTCAGGGTGAGGAAATGGCTGCTTGGAGCAACCAATTCCTCACCCTCAGTCTCGGCGTGGCCGGCGCTGCGCACCGGTCCCGGGCCGCTCCCGCTCTCAGGCGCCGGCGGTGGTCATGGGGCGGCCGGTCTCCAGCAGCGTCTTGATGCTGGCGAGTTCCCACGGCCAGCCGCCTCCACCGTTCTCGACGTCGCCGTTGCCGGCCACATCCTTCGCGGTGGCGGGGGAGTCAGGCAGTTCGTGAGTGAGAACTAGCCGGGTCAGGCCACTGGGGCTGGCGAAGATCTCAAAGGTCAGGCGCGAGGCGGGCTCGTCGTGCCAGGCAGCGCTCCAGTCGAGTACCAAACGGCTTGGCGGGGTGAACTCGATGACGGTGGCCTCGACGGCGATGTCGCCCATGCCCATCTGCTTCATCTCGGCAGTGGTGTGGTGACGCCAGGTGCCCCCGGCGCGCGGCTCGATCTCGAGGTCGCCGCCGTAGCCGTACTTGTTGCTGTACTCCGAACTGGTCAGGGCTTCCCACACCTTCTCGGCCGGGGCATCGATGTAGATCGCGTGGATCTGGGTGGTCTCAGTCATGGTCTTCTTCCGCTCGTCGTTTGATCTCGGTGAGTGCGCGCACGTGTGGCGCGGTGTACTTGCTGATCCAGCGGTCGTGGATCAGCCGGATCGGGATGGGGTTCAGGTAGTGCTGCCGCTCCCGGCCCGACTTCTTGGTGATGACGAGATCCGCGTCCTCCAGCAGCTTGAGGTGTTTGGACACCCCGAAACGCGACATCTCCGTGTGTTCGTTGACCACGCGCTCCAGCTCACCGAGTGAGCGGCCGTCGCGAGTGAACAGCGCATCCAGCAAGAGGCGCCGGGTGGGGTCCGCGAGGGCCTTGAAGACGAGTTCATCGGGCACGACACGAAAATAGGTGACTAATTGGTCACGTGTCAAGGTCGGCGGCATGGGCGATCGGCGTCCGTGTCGGTTGCCGCAGGTAGCGTGGCTGCCATGACTGCACACAGCACATCGCACGACTCTCTGTCCCCTGTACGCGCGGACGGCCGCCGTTCCGACGAACTCCGTGAGGTGCGCATCGCGCGCGGCTGGCTCGACGCTGCGGAGGGCAGCGTGCTGGTGGAGTTCGGGCGTACTCGGGTGCTCTGCGCGGCCTCCTTCACCGAGGGCGTGCCGCGCTGGCGCAGCGGATCCGGGCAGGGCTGGGTGACCGCCGAGTATGCGATGCTCCCGCGCGCGACCAACTCCCGCTCCCAGCGCGAATCGATCAAGGGCCGAGTGGGTGGACGTACCCACGAGATCTCGCGCCTCATCGGTCGCTCCTTGCGCGCCATCATCGACGTCGATGCGCTCGGCGAGAACACCATCGTGCTCGACTGCGACGTTCTCCAAGCCGACGGCGGCACCCGCACCGCGGCCATCACCGGCGCTTACGTGGCGCTGGCTGATGCTGTGGCGTGGGGCGTAGAACAGGGCCACATCAAACCTCGTGCGGGCAAGCCGGTGCTCACCGACTCGGTGGCAGCCATCTCCGTAGGGATCGTGGATGGAAAGCCAGTCCTCGACCTGCCATACGTCGAGGACGTCGCCGCGGAAACGGACATGAACGTCGTGGTGACCGGCGCAGGAGACTTCGTGGAGGTGCAGGGCACGGCTGAGGGCGCGCCCTTCGACCGCGCGGAGCTCGACGCGTTACTGGATCTGGCCGTCTCCGGCACCGCTCAGCTGCGTGAGATCCAAGCCGAGGCGCTCGGCAAGCCGCTGGAACGGCGCGCATGACGGCGTCCGGTACGGGGCAGGCCTCGGCTCAAGCGCCGGGCGCCCGGCTTGTGCTCGCCACGCACAACGAGAAGAAGATCGATGAGCTGCGCGCGATTCTCACGCCGCTGTTGCCGGACCTCTCCGCCGAGGTGGTGGTGGGTGCCCGCGCGTTCGGCGTGCCCGAGCCGGTCGAGGACGGTGTCACCTTCGCGGCAAACGCCCTGATCAAGGCGCGGGCGCTCGCCGCCGCCACCGGTCTGCCGGCCGTGGCTGACGACTCCGGGCTCTGCGTGGATGTCCTCGGCGGATCGCCCGGGGTGTTCTCCGCCCGCTGGGCCGGACGGCACGGCGATGACCGCGCCAATCTTGAGCTGCTGTTGGCGCAGGTCGCCGACGTCCCCGAGGTGCACCGCGGCGCGCATTTCGCCTGCGCGGCTGCGCTGGTGACCCCCGCTGGCGAGGAGTTCGTGGTCGAAGGCGCGATGCCCGGTCGCTTGCTGACCGCTCCACGCGGCGCTGGAGGCTTCGGCTACGACCCCATCCTGCAGCCCGACGAGCAGCCCGCGGACGGCGAGCCACGATCGGCTGCCGAGCTGAGCCCGGAGGAGAAGAACGCCATCTCCCACCGCGGCAAGGCCTTTCGTGAGATCGCTCCGCACGTGGCGCGGGTGCTCGGGCGCTGACCGGCTCCGAGCCTTCGCTCGCCGGCGCACGCGGGGGATGAGCACAGCGGCCGGTCCGTGGACGCCACGCTCACGTGCCACGACGAGAGTCGAGCGCGCGGGCCGAGGACCGTGAGCGCCCGCTCACGCGCCACGATGAGAGCCCAGCCGCCGTGCCGTGGGTCGTGAGCGCCCGGTCACGCGCCACGGTGGGGTGACGGAGGCGCGGCGACGAACCTTCCCGTACGCCTCCTGACTGCCTCATCCTTCCCGCACCCCTCGCGACTAGCCTCGCCGGGCCGCTTCTCCCGGCCGCTTCTCCCGGCCGCTTCCTGCACGCCTCGCGACCATCCCGTCCCCACCGCCTCTTGCAGTTTTGCGTAAAACGCCCTTCGCTAGCTCTCGATGGCGAAAGGGGCCCAAAGATGAGTCCGAAACCGATGGCTCGGAGAGCGACCCAGGCAGACGTTGCCCGGCTCGCGCAAGTCAGCCAGACCACGGTGTCGATGGTGCTGACCGGTACCGGCGCTGCTCAGCGCCGGGTCAGCGGTGCGGTCCGCGAGCGAGTGCTGCGGGCGATCGAGGAGACCGGTTACGCCGCCAATCCCGTCGCGCAACGGCTGGCCGGCGGCCGCACGTCGATCATCGGCGTCTACACCTACGAGGCTGTGTTCCCGGTGGTCGCCGGGGACTTCTACCACCCGTTCCTCGAAGGCGTCGAACAGGCCGCTGAGGACGCCGGCGTCGATCTCCTCATGTTCACCTCGCTGGCCTCGAAGGCAGGGCGCGGCCTCACCGCTTCCGGTGGTGTCGGCAGGCTCCGCGTGGCCGACGGTTGCATCCTGGTGGGCCGGCACAGCTATCCCGAGGACCTCGCCGACCTCTTGCGCCGTGACTTTCCCTTCGTCTTCATCGGACGGCGCGAGTCGGCAGCCGGCGTGGTCCCCTATGCGGGCGCAGGCTACGCCGCAGCCACCCAGGAAGCGGTCGATCAGCTCATCGCCCTGGGGCATCGGAGGATCGCCGCGCTCATCGAGAGCACCGAACACGAGTCGATGCGCGACCGGCTCGAGGGCTACCGCACCGCGGTGTCACGCGCCGGCCTGGAGGCCATCAGTTTCGAGGACCCGGACCCGAACTCCACTGAGCTGATCGACGCCCTCGAGGCGGCAGGGATCACCGCTGCCGTCGCCGCCCCCGACCTCGCAGCGCCACTACGCCGCGCCGCTCTGGAACGGGAATGGTCCATCCCCGGTGACCTGTCCATCGTGCGACTGGGCGACCCCGAGCGCCCGGAGCAGATCGACGGCATCGATTGGACTGGCTTCCTCACACCGCGCCGGGAGATGGGCGCTGAGGCGTTGCGGTTGCTGCTCCGGCAACTGGCCGACTCGCCGGAGTCACTGACGCAGGACGATCTCCAACTCCACCTCCCGTGCATCCCCCATCAGGGCGCGACCGTCGCGCCACCCGGCCGATCTACTCCGGCCCGCGAGACTCGGTCGGCAACGGCCAGGAAGAAGGCACAACGTGCATGACAGGCACACAGACGTCCTCGTCGTCGGCGGAGGCCTCGGCGGCGTCGCTGCAGCGCTTGGCGCGGCTCGGCACGGCGCGCGGGTGATCCTCACCGAGGAGTTCGCCTGGCTCGGCGGGCAGCTCACCAGCCAGGCGGTTCCGCCCGATGAGCACCCGTGGATCGAGGACTTCGGTTGCACGGCTAGCTATCGGCGACTGCGTGACGGCATCCGCGACCACTACCGGCGGGCCTACCCGCTGATCCCGTCGGCCCAGGCCAAAGCCGATCTGAACCCCGGGGCAGGCTGGGTCTCCAAGCTGTGCGCCGAACCGCGGGCGGGGCTGGCCGTGATCGAGGAGATGCTCGCGCCCTACCGCTCCAGCGGCCGTATCCGCGTGCTGCAACCCGTGCGCCCGGTCAGCGCCGAGACCGACGGCGATCGCGTCACTGCCGTCACCCTGGAGAGCGCCACGGGCGGGGAGCGCACGCGCATCGCCGCCCGCTATGTCATCGACGCGACCGAGACCGGTGATCTCCTGCCCCTGACGGGCGCCGACTACGTCACCGGCTTCGAGTCCCGGGCCGAGACCGGCGAACCGAGCGCGCCGGAGCAGGCGCAGCCGGAGAACATCCAGGCGGTCAGCGTGTGCTTCGCCGTGGAGCACCTCCCCGGCGATCACGTCATCGACAAGCCTGAGCGCTACGAGCACTGGCGTGCGGTGGCCCCTGATTTCTGGAGCGGGCCGCTGATCAGCTGGATCGCGCCCAATCCGCGCACGTTGGAGCATGTCGAGCGCGCCTTCACCCCCAACCCGGGCGATGATCCGCTGGCCGTCGACGCCGATCAGTCCAAGGGCGGGGGCGACATGAACCTGTGGACCTTCCGCCGCATCCTCGCCAAGGACCAGTTCGAGCCGGGTGCGTTCGACAGTGACATCTGCCTGGTCAACTGGCCGATGATCGACTACTTCGAAGGGCCTGTGATCGACGTCCCGGACCAGGTGCGCCAGGAGCGGCTGGCGGACGCCAAGCAGTTGAGCTTCTCCATGCTGTATTGGATGCAGACCGAGGCACCACGCCCGGATGGAGGCACCGGATGGCCTGGGCTCCGCTTGGTGCCGGAGGTCATGGGAACCACCGACGGTCTCGCGATGGCTCCGTACCACCGCGAGGGTCGCCGCATCCGAGCCTTGGAGACGATTCGCGAACAGGACGTCTCGCTCGAGCAGCGCGGTGCCGGCGGCGCCCGGAGCTATCCCGACTCGGTCGGGATCGGCATGTACCGCATCGATCTGCACCCCTCGACCGGAGGCGATACCTACATCGACGTGGGAGCGGAGCCTTTCGAGATTCCGCTGGGCGCACTCATTCCTCGGTCGCACACCAACCTTCTCGCTGGTGCCAAGAACATCGGCACCACGCACATCACCAACGGCTGCTATCGCCTCCACCCCGTGGAGTGGAACATCGGCGAGGTCGCCGGAGTCCTGGCTGCCTCGTGCCTGCGTGATGGCACGACGCCCCATCAGGTTCACGGCGACACCACGCTCGTCCATGGCCTGCAGTCCCGCTTGATTGCCGACGGAGTCGAACTGCGCTGGCCCGATGGCGTCTTCGGCTACTGACTTCAGTTCTGCGCCCACGGGCGCGCGAAAATCCAAGGAGAGCATCATGGTTCAACGTCGATCCATCACCACCGCACTGACCGCCAGCTTCGCCACTGTCGCCCTCGCCGCCTGCAACGGCTCGGGCACGGACGTGAGCGAGCCCGACCCCGACGAGCCGATCGACCTGCGCATGACCGTCTGGACTGCGGACGAGTCCCAGTTGGCGCTATTCGACGACATCGCAGACGCCTACATCGCCGAGAACCCGGATCTGGTCTCCTCGGTCACC contains:
- a CDS encoding endonuclease domain-containing protein; its protein translation is MGISPGEVTHRGPLAVTTRARTALDCLMDFPRSDAESLMIWVRTREVLTATDLEEAIAARQGHRGVSQLRSLTALTADGALSELEHRLHQLLREAGITGWIANAPVRVGGRIIARADVLFPAANVILEADGREYHQDFEADRRRLNSLTLAGYVVLRLTWRQVTEDPQVVIQQVREALAS
- a CDS encoding SRPBCC domain-containing protein, giving the protein MTETTQIHAIYIDAPAEKVWEALTSSEYSNKYGYGGDLEIEPRAGGTWRHHTTAEMKQMGMGDIAVEATVIEFTPPSRLVLDWSAAWHDEPASRLTFEIFASPSGLTRLVLTHELPDSPATAKDVAGNGDVENGGGGWPWELASIKTLLETGRPMTTAGA
- a CDS encoding ArsR/SmtB family transcription factor; protein product: MPDELVFKALADPTRRLLLDALFTRDGRSLGELERVVNEHTEMSRFGVSKHLKLLEDADLVITKKSGRERQHYLNPIPIRLIHDRWISKYTAPHVRALTEIKRRAEEDHD
- the rph gene encoding ribonuclease PH, whose translation is MTAHSTSHDSLSPVRADGRRSDELREVRIARGWLDAAEGSVLVEFGRTRVLCAASFTEGVPRWRSGSGQGWVTAEYAMLPRATNSRSQRESIKGRVGGRTHEISRLIGRSLRAIIDVDALGENTIVLDCDVLQADGGTRTAAITGAYVALADAVAWGVEQGHIKPRAGKPVLTDSVAAISVGIVDGKPVLDLPYVEDVAAETDMNVVVTGAGDFVEVQGTAEGAPFDRAELDALLDLAVSGTAQLREIQAEALGKPLERRA
- the rdgB gene encoding RdgB/HAM1 family non-canonical purine NTP pyrophosphatase, producing the protein MTASGTGQASAQAPGARLVLATHNEKKIDELRAILTPLLPDLSAEVVVGARAFGVPEPVEDGVTFAANALIKARALAAATGLPAVADDSGLCVDVLGGSPGVFSARWAGRHGDDRANLELLLAQVADVPEVHRGAHFACAAALVTPAGEEFVVEGAMPGRLLTAPRGAGGFGYDPILQPDEQPADGEPRSAAELSPEEKNAISHRGKAFREIAPHVARVLGR
- a CDS encoding LacI family DNA-binding transcriptional regulator codes for the protein MSPKPMARRATQADVARLAQVSQTTVSMVLTGTGAAQRRVSGAVRERVLRAIEETGYAANPVAQRLAGGRTSIIGVYTYEAVFPVVAGDFYHPFLEGVEQAAEDAGVDLLMFTSLASKAGRGLTASGGVGRLRVADGCILVGRHSYPEDLADLLRRDFPFVFIGRRESAAGVVPYAGAGYAAATQEAVDQLIALGHRRIAALIESTEHESMRDRLEGYRTAVSRAGLEAISFEDPDPNSTELIDALEAAGITAAVAAPDLAAPLRRAALEREWSIPGDLSIVRLGDPERPEQIDGIDWTGFLTPRREMGAEALRLLLRQLADSPESLTQDDLQLHLPCIPHQGATVAPPGRSTPARETRSATARKKAQRA
- a CDS encoding FAD-dependent oxidoreductase, which gives rise to MHDRHTDVLVVGGGLGGVAAALGAARHGARVILTEEFAWLGGQLTSQAVPPDEHPWIEDFGCTASYRRLRDGIRDHYRRAYPLIPSAQAKADLNPGAGWVSKLCAEPRAGLAVIEEMLAPYRSSGRIRVLQPVRPVSAETDGDRVTAVTLESATGGERTRIAARYVIDATETGDLLPLTGADYVTGFESRAETGEPSAPEQAQPENIQAVSVCFAVEHLPGDHVIDKPERYEHWRAVAPDFWSGPLISWIAPNPRTLEHVERAFTPNPGDDPLAVDADQSKGGGDMNLWTFRRILAKDQFEPGAFDSDICLVNWPMIDYFEGPVIDVPDQVRQERLADAKQLSFSMLYWMQTEAPRPDGGTGWPGLRLVPEVMGTTDGLAMAPYHREGRRIRALETIREQDVSLEQRGAGGARSYPDSVGIGMYRIDLHPSTGGDTYIDVGAEPFEIPLGALIPRSHTNLLAGAKNIGTTHITNGCYRLHPVEWNIGEVAGVLAASCLRDGTTPHQVHGDTTLVHGLQSRLIADGVELRWPDGVFGY